A section of the Coprothermobacter sp. genome encodes:
- a CDS encoding metallophosphoesterase: MTGGSCMHILVVSDSHGNTSNLKEAVLQHPEVTRVLHCGDGEADVVALGAAYPSVRFDAVQGNCDVSALFPLQRLLRIAGRRIFMTHGHCYGTKYGVESFLEQGRKDRADVVLFGHTHRRLIERQDGILLVNPGSIAGRFPARTATYVVVDLADGVVTAEGYEL; this comes from the coding sequence ATGACAGGAGGTTCCTGCATGCACATCCTCGTCGTCTCCGATTCGCACGGCAACACGTCCAATCTGAAGGAGGCGGTGCTTCAGCATCCCGAGGTCACCCGCGTGCTTCACTGCGGGGATGGCGAGGCCGACGTCGTTGCTCTGGGCGCAGCGTATCCGTCCGTTCGCTTCGATGCCGTGCAGGGTAACTGCGACGTCAGTGCGTTGTTCCCGCTCCAGCGTCTCCTGCGGATTGCCGGCAGGCGCATCTTCATGACCCACGGTCACTGCTATGGCACCAAGTACGGCGTGGAGTCGTTCCTCGAGCAGGGGCGCAAGGACCGCGCCGACGTCGTCCTCTTCGGTCACACGCACCGCCGTCTCATCGAGCGTCAGGACGGCATCCTCCTCGTCAACCCGGGCAGCATTGCAGGCCGCTTCCCCGCCCGCACGGCGACCTACGTAGTCGTGGACCTGGCAGACGGCGTGGTCACCGCCGAGGGCTACGAGCTATAG
- a CDS encoding nitroreductase, which produces MIRDLVLKNRSYRRFYEDVDVDCQTLRELVDLARLSASAANRQPLRYMLSCTKEKNVLIFPTLAWAAYLKDWNGPSVGERPSAYIVMLADKEISANFNWDAGICSQSILLGAVELGLGGCIIASVNKPSLKQALNIPDQYEIVFVLALGKPKEKVVIEPVPSNGDIKYWRDAEETHHVPKRSLEDLIIG; this is translated from the coding sequence ATGATAAGGGATCTCGTTTTGAAGAACAGGAGTTACCGCAGGTTCTACGAAGATGTCGACGTAGACTGCCAGACGCTGAGGGAGCTTGTCGACCTTGCAAGACTATCCGCTTCTGCCGCGAACAGACAACCTCTGCGGTACATGCTGTCTTGCACAAAGGAAAAGAATGTGTTGATATTTCCGACCCTTGCTTGGGCTGCATACCTCAAGGATTGGAATGGACCGTCCGTCGGAGAGCGCCCTTCAGCGTATATCGTCATGCTTGCAGACAAGGAGATCTCTGCGAATTTCAACTGGGATGCCGGCATCTGTTCCCAGAGCATTCTCCTTGGAGCGGTAGAACTAGGTCTTGGTGGCTGTATCATTGCCTCCGTCAACAAACCCAGTCTCAAACAGGCGCTCAACATCCCCGACCAGTACGAAATCGTGTTCGTTCTGGCACTTGGCAAGCCAAAGGAGAAGGTTGTCATCGAGCCTGTCCCTTCGAATGGAGACATCAAGTACTGGAGAGATGCCGAAGAAACCCACCACGTTCCAAAGCGGTCTCTTGAAGATCTGATTATCGGCTAG
- a CDS encoding O-acetyl-ADP-ribose deacetylase, whose protein sequence is MSMELGDITRFRGDAIVNAANESLLGGGGVDGAIHAAAGPDLLAECRTLHGCATGKAKLTGGYRLPTRHVIHAVGPVWHAGTHGEEALLAGAYRSCLELAEQHDLQTVAFPAISTGVYGYPLEEATRIALRTILTWLDEHLLPEHVTCMCYNQRTLETYEGVLASLLKHERNA, encoded by the coding sequence CTGTCGATGGAACTCGGGGACATCACCCGGTTCAGGGGTGACGCCATCGTCAACGCCGCCAACGAGTCGCTGCTGGGCGGGGGCGGCGTCGACGGCGCCATCCATGCCGCCGCAGGGCCCGACCTGCTGGCCGAATGCCGTACCCTGCACGGATGCGCAACCGGCAAGGCGAAGCTGACCGGCGGGTACCGTCTGCCCACACGGCACGTCATTCATGCGGTCGGGCCGGTGTGGCACGCCGGCACGCACGGTGAGGAGGCGCTTCTGGCTGGCGCATACCGGTCCTGTCTCGAGCTGGCTGAACAGCATGATCTGCAGACCGTCGCTTTCCCAGCAATCAGCACCGGCGTGTACGGGTATCCCCTGGAAGAGGCGACACGCATCGCCCTGCGGACCATCCTCACGTGGCTGGACGAACACCTCCTGCCCGAACACGTCACCTGCATGTGTTACAACCAGCGCACCCTGGAGACGTACGAAGGCGTGCTCGCGTCGCTGCTTAAACACGAACGTAACGCCTGA
- a CDS encoding 4Fe-4S ferredoxin — protein MSSRRTAFQGVTAVLQNSWFAGFLRGRIWRGSSKAVCVPGLNCYSCPGAWGSCPIGSLQAVFNRASDRISLYVAGLIGLFGVVLGRLVCGWLCPFGLIQELLYRIRSRKARVGPTRLRFLKYAVLVVLVILMPLLVRDAFGVGDPWFCKLVCPAGTLEAALPLMALNASLRGAAGWLFAWKASLLVATVAASVVVYRAFCRFVCPLGAIYGLFNRVSFVQLTLNEDTCTHCGACADVCRMGVDPSVHATDPECIRCSDCVAVCPVHALSLGLPSGQRKQRTVTD, from the coding sequence ATGAGCTCACGCAGGACTGCGTTCCAGGGTGTCACCGCCGTCCTCCAGAACTCATGGTTCGCCGGGTTCCTGCGCGGCCGCATCTGGCGGGGGTCCAGCAAGGCCGTGTGTGTCCCGGGGCTGAACTGCTACTCGTGCCCGGGCGCCTGGGGTTCGTGTCCCATCGGCTCACTGCAGGCGGTCTTCAACCGGGCCAGCGACCGCATCTCACTGTACGTCGCCGGGCTCATCGGGCTCTTTGGCGTCGTGCTGGGGCGCCTGGTCTGCGGATGGCTGTGCCCCTTCGGCCTCATCCAGGAACTGCTGTACCGCATCCGTTCACGCAAGGCGCGCGTCGGCCCCACACGGCTGCGCTTCCTCAAGTACGCCGTGCTTGTCGTCCTGGTCATCCTGATGCCACTGCTGGTGCGGGATGCGTTCGGGGTCGGGGACCCATGGTTCTGCAAGCTGGTGTGCCCCGCAGGGACGCTGGAAGCTGCCCTGCCCCTGATGGCTCTGAACGCGTCGCTGCGCGGTGCCGCAGGATGGCTGTTTGCGTGGAAGGCAAGTCTCCTTGTCGCGACAGTGGCTGCGTCGGTGGTCGTCTACCGTGCGTTCTGCCGATTTGTCTGCCCGCTGGGTGCCATCTATGGGCTGTTCAACCGCGTCAGCTTCGTCCAGCTGACGTTGAACGAGGATACCTGTACGCATTGTGGCGCGTGCGCGGACGTGTGCAGAATGGGCGTGGACCCATCCGTGCATGCCACCGACCCGGAATGCATCCGGTGCAGCGACTGCGTCGCCGTCTGCCCGGTGCACGCCCTGTCCCTGGGCCTGCCGTCCGGTCAGCGGAAGCAGCGAACCGTCACCGACTGA
- a CDS encoding MFS transporter, with protein sequence MNALPGSSNHMPQPQGMAAFVIVWAGQVVSLIGTAMSQFALTVWAWKATGSAMTLSVLAFCGFAPTIFLMPLVGILVDRWNRKVTMAVSDAASGFATLAVLILFATGRLQVWHLYVTSIFSASFQAFQWPAYSAAISTMIPKEHYARASGMLSIAQSASGIAGPAIAGVLVASVGLPIVLIVDIVSCVVAVGVLAFVQIPRPMPSTERVEERGRWWRQAVFGFRYIFARPPLLSLMMLFIVFNMVAMLCHGVWSAMLLARSGGAATVLGLTESASAVGFGLGGFLLIVWSGPRHKMTGILWAMVVASVIGSVFVGLGRSLPVWAFAGFVGSMAMPVMNGLSQSIWQCKVPADVQGRVFSARMQLSQVVTPVAMIASGWMADHVFEPAMMPGGSLTRLFGPLVGTGPGAGMAAMFVVFGVLGTAAAVAGFFIHQLWDAEELLPDVVISGTAREIAH encoded by the coding sequence ATGAACGCACTGCCCGGAAGCTCCAACCATATGCCTCAGCCGCAGGGAATGGCCGCTTTTGTCATCGTCTGGGCGGGACAGGTCGTCTCCCTCATCGGAACGGCGATGTCGCAATTCGCCCTCACGGTCTGGGCATGGAAGGCGACCGGCAGTGCTATGACGCTTTCCGTCCTCGCATTCTGTGGATTCGCGCCCACTATCTTCTTGATGCCGCTTGTGGGGATCTTGGTCGATCGCTGGAACCGCAAGGTGACCATGGCGGTCAGTGACGCAGCCTCAGGGTTCGCCACGCTGGCCGTACTGATCCTCTTCGCGACTGGACGCCTGCAGGTGTGGCACCTGTACGTGACCAGCATCTTCTCGGCTTCGTTCCAGGCGTTCCAGTGGCCAGCATACTCGGCCGCCATCAGCACAATGATCCCCAAGGAGCACTATGCCCGTGCTTCCGGCATGCTGTCCATCGCTCAGTCAGCCTCCGGCATCGCAGGTCCGGCCATCGCGGGAGTCCTGGTTGCGTCCGTCGGGCTGCCAATCGTCCTCATCGTCGACATCGTCTCGTGCGTCGTTGCGGTCGGCGTGCTCGCCTTCGTGCAGATCCCTCGCCCAATGCCGTCGACCGAGCGAGTGGAGGAGCGCGGGAGGTGGTGGAGACAGGCGGTGTTCGGGTTCCGCTACATCTTCGCCCGGCCGCCGCTGCTGTCCTTGATGATGCTCTTCATTGTGTTCAACATGGTTGCCATGCTCTGCCACGGCGTCTGGAGCGCCATGCTCCTTGCGCGCTCGGGCGGGGCGGCCACGGTCCTGGGGCTGACCGAGTCGGCATCGGCCGTGGGATTTGGCCTGGGTGGTTTCCTGCTCATCGTCTGGAGTGGGCCCAGGCACAAGATGACGGGCATCCTGTGGGCGATGGTCGTGGCGTCCGTGATCGGCTCCGTCTTCGTGGGGCTGGGGAGGTCGCTGCCCGTGTGGGCATTCGCCGGGTTTGTCGGGTCGATGGCGATGCCTGTTATGAACGGGCTCAGCCAGTCCATCTGGCAGTGCAAGGTGCCGGCCGACGTACAGGGACGCGTGTTTTCGGCGCGCATGCAGCTGTCGCAGGTCGTCACCCCCGTGGCCATGATCGCCTCAGGATGGATGGCTGACCACGTGTTCGAGCCGGCCATGATGCCGGGAGGAAGTCTGACCAGGCTGTTCGGACCGCTGGTTGGCACCGGCCCCGGCGCAGGGATGGCCGCGATGTTCGTTGTCTTCGGGGTGCTGGGGACGGCCGCGGCAGTGGCCGGCTTCTTCATTCATCAGCTGTGGGACGCCGAGGAACTGCTTCCGGACGTCGTCATATCGGGTACAGCACGCGAGATAGCACACTGA
- a CDS encoding FMN-binding protein: protein MKRFLTRLLVVIAAVAFVLFWIVALYGGTLNRTSARVTLTPLDLTNVADGVYEGGATILHVAPKLRVTVAARRITEITVVSPIYGDVSGLIARVIKAQSLNVDGISGATISTKAVLKAIDNTLTAQP from the coding sequence ATGAAGCGCTTCCTCACGCGGCTGCTCGTGGTTATCGCGGCGGTCGCTTTTGTCCTGTTCTGGATCGTGGCCCTGTATGGTGGTACCTTGAACCGGACGTCAGCGCGCGTTACACTGACGCCGCTCGACCTCACGAACGTTGCGGACGGAGTCTACGAAGGCGGTGCCACGATCCTGCACGTCGCTCCCAAGTTGCGAGTGACGGTCGCCGCGAGAAGGATCACTGAGATCACTGTCGTGTCTCCCATCTACGGCGATGTCAGCGGACTGATAGCACGAGTCATCAAGGCTCAGTCCTTGAATGTCGACGGCATCTCGGGGGCAACGATCAGCACGAAGGCTGTCCTCAAGGCCATCGACAACACCCTCACGGCCCAACCCTAG
- a CDS encoding glutaconyl-CoA decarboxylase subunit beta, giving the protein MDVVLTALKGFKNFSGIYNFTLGNAVMLVVACVLMYLAIAKDFEPILLLPIAFGCFLANIPAARGAFYSINPEYVRDLTGTVKPTALLDFFYFLVKSEILPPLIFLGIGAMTDFGPLLANPVSLLLGAAAQVGVFVAMVVAKLLHFSLGQAAAIGIIGGADGPTAIYTATKLAPELLGPIAVAAYTYMSLVPLIQPPIMRLLSTHEMRSTVMKQLRPVGKLERILFPIVTTFVIGILLPPVAPLVGMLMLGNLMRESGVVERLSNTAANELINICTIFLSVAVGASMNAETFLNLKTLYIIVLGVVAFGCSTAGGMLLGDLMWVLSGHKINPLIGSAGVSAVPMAARVSQKVGQQDNPANFLLMHAMGPNVAGVIGTAVAAGIMISLLGH; this is encoded by the coding sequence ATGGATGTTGTTCTGACAGCACTCAAGGGCTTCAAGAACTTCTCTGGCATCTACAACTTCACGTTGGGCAACGCCGTCATGCTGGTCGTGGCTTGTGTCCTTATGTATCTGGCCATCGCCAAGGACTTCGAGCCAATATTGTTGCTGCCGATTGCGTTCGGCTGCTTCCTTGCCAACATCCCGGCGGCCAGGGGCGCCTTCTACAGCATCAACCCCGAGTATGTCCGTGACCTGACCGGCACCGTCAAGCCAACGGCACTGCTCGACTTCTTCTATTTTCTGGTCAAGTCCGAGATCCTTCCCCCACTCATCTTCCTGGGCATCGGCGCCATGACAGACTTCGGCCCGCTTCTGGCAAACCCGGTGTCGCTACTGCTGGGCGCTGCGGCGCAGGTGGGCGTCTTCGTAGCCATGGTCGTCGCCAAGCTGCTGCACTTCAGCCTCGGCCAGGCCGCCGCTATCGGCATCATCGGTGGAGCGGACGGGCCGACGGCTATCTACACCGCCACAAAGCTTGCCCCGGAGTTACTGGGGCCGATCGCGGTCGCCGCCTACACGTACATGTCCCTCGTGCCGCTGATCCAGCCACCCATCATGCGTCTGCTGTCCACCCACGAGATGCGCAGCACAGTCATGAAACAACTGCGCCCCGTGGGCAAGCTCGAGCGTATCCTGTTCCCCATCGTCACCACCTTCGTCATTGGGATCCTCCTGCCGCCGGTGGCTCCCCTCGTGGGCATGCTCATGCTGGGCAACCTGATGCGCGAGAGCGGCGTGGTCGAGCGGCTCAGCAATACGGCTGCCAACGAGCTCATCAACATCTGCACGATCTTCCTGTCCGTGGCTGTGGGTGCGTCTATGAATGCAGAGACCTTCCTCAACCTGAAGACGCTCTACATCATCGTGTTGGGGGTCGTCGCCTTCGGATGCAGCACTGCGGGTGGGATGCTGCTGGGCGATCTGATGTGGGTGCTGTCCGGACACAAGATCAACCCGCTCATCGGTTCAGCGGGCGTTTCGGCCGTCCCCATGGCCGCGCGCGTCAGCCAGAAGGTCGGCCAGCAGGACAACCCCGCCAACTTCCTCCTCATGCATGCAATGGGTCCCAACGTCGCCGGCGTCATTGGTACTGCCGTCGCGGCGGGGATCATGATCAGCCTGCTGGGTCACTAG
- a CDS encoding acetyl-CoA carboxylase biotin carboxyl carrier protein subunit (composes the biotin carboxyl carrier protein subunit of the acetyl-CoA carboxylase complex, the enzyme that catalyzes the carboxylation of acetyl-CoA to malonyl-CoA, which in turn controls the rate of fatty acid metabolism) has translation MVDSGHLGTDGAFAVGLDEGDLRTATAQGRAFRITVNGKVFDVGVEKIAGAQPLVQSVSQVTEPLAPVAQHPIVAPPSLPAISHPAPSAHATDTSNLMKSPLPGKILKVFAAPGKAFKRGDTLLIIEAMKMENEILAPRDCVVGEVHVEVSQSVKTGEPLLRMR, from the coding sequence ATGGTTGACTCTGGCCATCTAGGGACAGATGGCGCGTTCGCCGTTGGTCTGGACGAGGGCGACCTCAGGACGGCGACAGCGCAAGGCCGCGCCTTCAGAATCACGGTCAATGGGAAGGTGTTCGACGTAGGGGTCGAGAAGATAGCTGGCGCACAGCCTCTGGTACAGTCTGTGAGTCAGGTCACGGAACCTCTCGCGCCTGTTGCGCAGCACCCTATTGTTGCCCCACCTTCTCTCCCAGCCATATCCCATCCTGCGCCTTCTGCGCACGCGACCGACACGTCGAACCTCATGAAGTCACCATTGCCCGGCAAGATCCTCAAGGTATTTGCCGCTCCAGGAAAGGCGTTCAAGCGGGGTGACACGCTCCTTATCATCGAAGCCATGAAGATGGAAAACGAGATCCTCGCCCCGCGTGACTGCGTGGTCGGCGAGGTCCATGTCGAGGTCAGCCAGTCCGTCAAGACGGGCGAGCCGCTCCTGAGGATGAGGTAG
- the pcp gene encoding pyroglutamyl-peptidase I — MTILVTGFEPFGGEAINPSWEAVRRLNGDMGDAHIERVLVPMTYADSIGTVTEAIDRLHPAAVVMVGQAGGRAELSIERVAVNCDDAQAPDNAGVLREDAPIAAEGPTAYLATLPVKQIVAGLRSAGFPAAVSNTAGLFVCNHLFYGVLDHIITHNLETRAGFVHVPFLPEQVVGKPGTPSMSLAMIVAGIDGIVAIVTSNARP, encoded by the coding sequence ATGACGATACTCGTGACCGGATTCGAACCCTTTGGCGGCGAAGCCATCAACCCGTCATGGGAAGCCGTCAGGCGGCTGAACGGCGATATGGGTGATGCGCACATCGAACGCGTGCTGGTGCCGATGACGTACGCAGACAGTATCGGGACGGTGACAGAAGCAATCGACCGGCTGCATCCAGCCGCTGTCGTGATGGTCGGCCAGGCGGGAGGGCGGGCCGAGCTGAGCATCGAACGTGTGGCAGTCAACTGCGACGATGCGCAGGCTCCCGACAACGCCGGCGTCCTTCGCGAGGACGCACCCATCGCTGCAGAGGGACCGACCGCGTACCTGGCCACGCTGCCCGTGAAGCAGATCGTTGCCGGGCTTCGCAGTGCCGGGTTCCCGGCTGCTGTCAGCAACACGGCGGGACTGTTCGTCTGCAACCATCTGTTTTATGGTGTTCTGGACCACATCATCACACACAATCTCGAGACAAGGGCCGGGTTCGTTCACGTGCCGTTCCTGCCCGAGCAGGTGGTGGGCAAACCGGGGACGCCCTCCATGTCACTGGCAATGATCGTGGCCGGGATCGATGGCATCGTCGCCATCGTGACGTCGAACGCACGGCCGTAA
- the alr gene encoding alanine racemase: MASDRKTTWLHQEETTTMYRPTVAEIDLAAIRDNLRAIRACTPLTTQVIGVVKADAYGHGAVRVAAVLEQEQVRLLAVATPDEAVELRESGITAEILVLGHSPADFVSYAVTNNVALTTASHATTAMYGAAAGTQTVRLHYKVDTGMGRAGVLADDATEQILHSAAVQRVDIVGLYSHFACAESDPEFTALQAARFAAVVREVRAGGLQPAMVHLANSAGMFTCPSAMLDGVRPGILLYGCPPVPAPTCPVRPVLSLRTELEIVKELPAGHGIGYGRTFITDRPTRMALIPIGYADGYPRGLSNKAHVILRGRFAPVVGRVSMDVCAIDVTDIRAAVPGDPVTLIGEQDGLAITANELAELMGTISYEVLTGISKRVPRVYMGRST, from the coding sequence ATGGCATCAGACAGGAAAACAACATGGCTGCATCAGGAGGAAACGACGACGATGTATCGGCCTACCGTAGCAGAGATCGATCTGGCAGCAATCCGCGACAACCTGCGGGCCATCCGGGCGTGCACCCCGCTCACAACGCAGGTCATCGGTGTCGTGAAGGCTGACGCCTATGGACACGGCGCAGTGCGCGTTGCGGCAGTCCTGGAACAGGAACAGGTCCGGCTGTTGGCGGTAGCGACACCCGACGAGGCTGTCGAGCTGCGCGAGAGCGGAATCACGGCCGAGATTCTCGTCCTGGGACACTCGCCCGCCGATTTCGTCTCATATGCCGTCACGAACAATGTCGCTCTCACGACGGCCAGTCATGCGACGACGGCAATGTACGGAGCAGCGGCGGGCACACAGACCGTGCGCCTGCACTACAAGGTCGACACGGGCATGGGGCGGGCGGGCGTCCTGGCAGACGATGCGACAGAGCAGATCCTGCACAGTGCTGCGGTCCAGCGCGTGGACATCGTGGGTCTGTATTCGCACTTCGCGTGCGCCGAATCCGACCCGGAGTTCACGGCGTTGCAGGCAGCACGGTTTGCGGCGGTCGTGCGTGAGGTGCGTGCGGGCGGCCTCCAACCGGCAATGGTGCACCTGGCCAACTCGGCGGGCATGTTCACGTGTCCCAGCGCCATGCTGGACGGGGTGCGCCCCGGCATCCTGCTCTACGGCTGTCCGCCCGTTCCTGCCCCAACCTGCCCCGTGCGGCCGGTCCTCTCGTTGCGGACAGAGCTGGAAATAGTCAAGGAACTGCCCGCGGGCCACGGCATCGGCTATGGGAGGACATTCATCACGGACCGGCCGACCCGCATGGCGCTCATCCCCATCGGGTACGCCGACGGCTATCCGCGCGGACTGTCCAACAAAGCACATGTCATCCTCCGGGGACGGTTCGCGCCCGTCGTGGGCCGTGTCAGCATGGATGTCTGCGCCATCGACGTCACAGACATCCGCGCCGCGGTGCCCGGCGACCCTGTGACCCTCATCGGCGAGCAGGACGGTCTTGCCATCACCGCCAACGAACTCGCGGAACTCATGGGCACCATCTCCTATGAGGTCCTCACTGGCATCTCGAAGCGCGTGCCGCGCGTCTATATGGGCCGGAGTACCTGA
- a CDS encoding YvrJ family protein encodes MDELVTLISNIGFPIAVSVYLLTVFGGKLDRMQTSLDRLADIIETALRVNGSAVTP; translated from the coding sequence ATGGACGAACTTGTCACGCTGATCAGCAACATCGGTTTCCCGATCGCCGTCTCCGTGTACCTGCTGACGGTCTTTGGAGGCAAGCTGGACCGGATGCAGACCAGCCTGGACCGGCTGGCCGACATCATCGAGACCGCTCTGCGCGTCAATGGTTCGGCAGTCACGCCCTGA
- a CDS encoding DUF554 domain-containing protein translates to MSILLAIAALVAAPSGAATGFVLRFPLSATVNAVAVVVGSMLGMFAGRLLKEDTRTAIFIANGLATVSIGTGMALKTGNAVIMVMAIVSGVIVGELLRLEDRINAAADRFQKRLHVTSGGRWAEGLVTASLIYCIGPMTIIGSIQEGMTGNGTLIYTKSILDLVISISLAATLGSGVAFSAIPVFIIQGSLTLLGSALGFLMQPYILNELTATGGLMVIAIGINLLGLKKIKLANLLPGLIFAVLYALLFHALKLV, encoded by the coding sequence ATGAGTATTCTTTTGGCAATTGCTGCGCTGGTTGCCGCCCCTTCGGGGGCGGCAACGGGTTTTGTGCTCAGGTTCCCCCTGAGCGCGACGGTCAACGCCGTCGCAGTCGTGGTCGGCAGCATGCTGGGTATGTTCGCCGGCAGGTTGCTCAAGGAGGACACCCGCACCGCCATCTTCATCGCGAATGGGCTGGCGACGGTTTCCATCGGGACCGGCATGGCTCTCAAGACGGGCAATGCCGTCATCATGGTCATGGCCATTGTGAGCGGCGTCATCGTGGGAGAGCTCCTGCGGCTCGAGGACCGGATCAACGCGGCGGCCGATCGTTTCCAGAAGCGGCTTCATGTCACGTCTGGCGGCCGCTGGGCAGAGGGGCTTGTCACTGCTTCCCTCATCTACTGCATCGGGCCCATGACCATCATTGGCTCCATTCAGGAAGGGATGACGGGCAATGGCACACTCATCTACACGAAGTCCATCCTCGACCTGGTCATCAGCATATCGCTCGCCGCGACACTGGGCAGCGGCGTAGCGTTCAGCGCCATCCCCGTATTCATCATCCAGGGCAGTCTGACCCTGCTGGGCTCCGCGCTGGGGTTCCTGATGCAGCCCTATATCCTCAATGAGCTGACCGCCACGGGCGGCCTCATGGTCATCGCCATCGGCATCAACCTGCTGGGGTTGAAGAAGATCAAGCTGGCCAACCTCCTTCCCGGCCTGATCTTCGCCGTCCTGTATGCCCTTCTTTTCCACGCCCTGAAGCTCGTCTGA
- a CDS encoding GTPase Era, whose product MMSLVLESHHLIHREIRLGVAKFLDGSDDSILRVCRQCAVCIRVGEFGARHENGYRADVVVVHQFSGQRASLVLGRDEQGLAKIDDLGLLVFVVTLVVLGFLVLAISGVISALAAAGPALGTFATALAVVVVTTARALFAVLFHLVGPWMEPRNANGDAVDVTLHDDVRLILVKVVVPLLEDLFALLDTFDIVDSHLDQHGKPPMNLYGIHCTRVCVGRKSLYTLIMKSGFVSIFGKPSVGKSSLMNTILGTKLSIVSPKQQTTWYNILGILNKKDAQVCFVDTPGYHKVSKSKLNTYLVDTALQSLEDIEVVYFVIDQSAYPDAEYEEMIAIVIKLGKPIFLVVNKLDLDTAKRHEMVAAPFVEKLHPTAVFHVSAATGAGVSPLVKATIDAMPVGEPYFDDKTLTSHPIELIVADTVREQLFSRLQDELPYSTAVVTDDITESAKGIRAMVSVYVAKDSQKGMIIGKGGELIATIKDVARKNLVHFLGERVELDLRVKVEKNWNRKLLTMKHFGLVVSKK is encoded by the coding sequence ATGATGTCCCTAGTCCTTGAGTCCCATCACCTCATACATCGAGAGATACGCCTCGGCGTCGCCAAGTTCCTCGATGGCAGCGATGACAGCATCCTTCGTGTCTGCAGGCAGTGCGCGGTATGCATCCGTGTCGGTGAGTTCGGCGCCCGCCATGAAAACGGATACCGTGCCGACGTAGTCGTCGTCCATCAGTTCAGTGGCCAGCGTGCGAGCCTGGTCCTCGGCCGGGACGAACAGGGCCTGGCCAAGATAGATGACCTCGGACTTCTCGTCTTCGTCGTCACCCTCGTCGTCCTCGGCTTCCTCGTCCTTGCCATCAGTGGCGTCATCTCCGCCCTGGCAGCAGCAGGACCCGCCCTCGGTACGTTCGCCACCGCACTCGCAGTCGTCGTTGTCACCACCGCACGAGCACTCTTCGCCGTCCTCTTCCATCTCGTCGGCCCATGGATGGAACCCCGCAATGCGAACGGTGACGCCGTCGACGTCACGCTCCACGACGACGTGAGACTGATCCTCGTCAAGGTGGTAGTGCCACTTCTTGAGGATCTCTTCGCCTTGCTCGACACTTTCGATATTGTTGACAGCCACCTGGATCAGCATGGGAAACCTCCAATGAACTTGTATGGCATTCATTGTACACGTGTTTGTGTGGGGCGCAAAAGCCTATACACTCTTATTATGAAGAGTGGATTCGTATCTATTTTTGGCAAGCCCAGCGTCGGGAAGTCGTCGCTGATGAATACCATCCTTGGAACCAAACTATCCATCGTGTCACCCAAACAGCAGACCACATGGTACAACATTCTTGGCATCCTCAACAAAAAGGACGCTCAGGTCTGTTTCGTCGACACGCCGGGATATCACAAGGTGAGCAAGAGCAAGCTCAACACGTACCTGGTCGACACGGCACTGCAGTCGCTGGAGGACATCGAGGTCGTGTATTTCGTCATCGACCAGTCGGCCTATCCCGACGCTGAGTACGAGGAGATGATCGCTATCGTCATCAAGCTTGGCAAGCCGATCTTCCTCGTCGTCAACAAGCTGGACCTGGACACGGCCAAGCGCCATGAGATGGTGGCTGCTCCCTTCGTGGAGAAGCTCCATCCGACGGCTGTCTTCCACGTTTCGGCAGCGACCGGCGCAGGCGTCTCACCGCTGGTGAAGGCGACCATCGACGCAATGCCCGTCGGTGAACCCTATTTCGACGACAAGACCCTGACATCCCACCCAATCGAGCTCATCGTTGCGGACACCGTGCGTGAACAGCTGTTCAGCCGCCTGCAGGACGAGCTCCCCTATTCGACGGCCGTCGTCACGGATGACATCACCGAGTCCGCCAAGGGTATCCGCGCCATGGTCAGCGTCTACGTCGCCAAGGACTCCCAGAAGGGCATGATCATCGGCAAGGGCGGTGAACTCATCGCGACCATCAAGGATGTCGCCCGCAAGAACCTCGTCCATTTCCTGGGCGAGCGAGTCGAGCTGGACCTCCGCGTCAAGGTCGAGAAGAACTGGAACCGCAAGCTGCTGACCATGAAACACTTCGGACTGGTGGTCAGCAAGAAGTAG